The proteins below are encoded in one region of Metallibacterium scheffleri:
- a CDS encoding cation:proton antiporter: MHGAADILLSLFVVFVAARIGDELAQRMRMPGVVGEIVAGALLGPSLLSWVHPGVVLDALAEVGVVFLLFAVGLETRMVDLKRVGLIAFMVGTLGVIVPFGGASLWAHLEGFAWNKSMFIAAAFVATSAGITARVLQEMHALQRREAHVILGAAVIDDILAMLLLGVVVSTQGSGVADPVHLLIVVAEAVGFVVVVGWLGTRVARRRSAWLERPRMTMSALSIVLALCLGLAWLSTRFGLAAIIGAFLAGLIASETDQRAQLEHQMKPLLTLLTPFFFVMTGVKLDVRVFLNPDALIMLSIATLLAVVTKWLGAYLGSLKLGHRSAMAVGIGMVPRGEVGVVVASLGLAAGVFSAEVYAVIVAMSLLTSILTPPLLGWMLRRAPREEDNQPAS, from the coding sequence ATGCACGGCGCCGCCGATATCCTGTTGTCGCTGTTCGTGGTGTTCGTTGCCGCGCGCATTGGCGATGAACTGGCGCAGCGCATGCGCATGCCGGGCGTGGTCGGCGAGATCGTGGCCGGCGCCTTGCTCGGGCCTTCGCTGCTCTCCTGGGTGCATCCAGGCGTGGTGCTGGATGCGCTGGCCGAAGTCGGCGTGGTGTTTCTGCTGTTCGCGGTGGGACTGGAAACGCGCATGGTCGATCTCAAGCGCGTCGGCCTGATCGCGTTCATGGTGGGCACGCTGGGCGTGATCGTGCCCTTCGGCGGCGCGTCGCTGTGGGCGCACCTGGAAGGCTTCGCGTGGAACAAATCGATGTTCATCGCCGCGGCCTTTGTCGCCACCTCGGCCGGCATCACCGCGCGCGTGCTGCAGGAGATGCACGCGCTGCAGCGGCGCGAGGCGCACGTGATCCTGGGCGCGGCGGTGATCGACGACATCCTCGCCATGCTCTTGCTGGGCGTGGTGGTATCGACGCAGGGCAGCGGCGTGGCCGATCCCGTGCACCTGCTGATCGTGGTGGCCGAAGCGGTCGGGTTTGTCGTGGTCGTGGGCTGGCTGGGTACGCGCGTGGCGCGCAGGCGATCAGCGTGGCTGGAGCGGCCACGCATGACCATGTCTGCGCTGAGCATCGTGCTGGCGCTGTGCCTGGGGTTGGCATGGTTGTCGACGCGCTTCGGGCTGGCAGCGATCATCGGCGCTTTCCTGGCTGGGTTGATCGCATCCGAAACCGACCAGCGCGCGCAGCTTGAGCATCAGATGAAGCCGCTGCTGACGCTGCTGACACCGTTTTTCTTCGTGATGACCGGCGTCAAGTTGGACGTGCGCGTCTTCTTGAACCCCGATGCGCTGATCATGTTGTCCATCGCCACGCTTCTGGCAGTCGTCACCAAATGGTTGGGAGCTTATCTGGGCTCGCTCAAGCTGGGCCATCGCAGCGCGATGGCCGTGGGCATCGGCATGGTGCCGCGTGGCGAGGTCGGCGTGGTCGTGGCGAGTCTCGGCCTGGCCGCGGGAGTTTTCAGCGCTGAGGTTTATGCGGTGATCGTCGCCATGTCGCTGCTGACCTCGATCCTGACACCGCCACTGCTGGGCTGGATGCTGCGCCGCGCGCCACGCGAAGAGGACAACCAGCCCGCATCATGA
- a CDS encoding class II fumarate hydratase produces the protein MSQHYRIEHDSMGELKVPVDALYGAQTQRAVQNFPISGLRMPRAFIRALGLTKSAAAEANARLGHLPKATAKAVRAASERVARGEFDAQFPIDVFQTGSGTSSNMNANEVIAHVASTAKLKVHPNDHVNMGQSSNDVIPTAIHVSATLETREVLLPALAHLRKTIDQRARELAKVVKTGRTHLMDAMPVTFGQELSGWSAQLHSAEARITDALRRMQRLPLGGSAVGTGINADPKFGSVVAAELTRMSGSKFVAADNYFEGIAAQDDAVELSGQLKTLACALMKISNDLRWMNSGPLAGLGEIELPALQPGSSIMPGKVNPVIPEAMVMVCAQVIGNDAAITLGGQAGNFQLNVMLPLIAYNLLQSIAILGKAMRALADDAIAGFKVNQAHIQQALDKNPILVTALNPVIGYEKGAATAKLAYKQKRPILDVAVETTGLPRKQLAKLLDPMALTRGGIHGKAGGGAG, from the coding sequence ATGAGCCAGCACTACCGCATCGAGCATGACAGCATGGGCGAGCTGAAAGTCCCCGTCGATGCCCTTTATGGCGCACAGACACAGCGCGCCGTGCAGAATTTCCCGATTTCCGGATTGCGCATGCCACGCGCCTTTATCCGTGCGCTGGGGCTGACCAAGTCGGCTGCCGCTGAAGCCAATGCCAGACTCGGACACCTGCCCAAGGCCACGGCCAAGGCCGTGCGCGCCGCATCCGAGCGCGTGGCGCGCGGTGAGTTCGATGCGCAGTTTCCGATCGATGTGTTCCAGACCGGCTCCGGCACCAGCAGCAACATGAACGCCAACGAGGTCATCGCGCACGTCGCCTCCACGGCGAAGCTCAAGGTGCATCCCAACGATCACGTCAACATGGGACAGAGTTCCAACGACGTGATTCCCACGGCGATCCACGTCAGCGCCACGCTGGAAACACGCGAAGTGTTGCTGCCCGCGCTGGCGCATCTGCGCAAGACCATCGACCAACGCGCCAGGGAGCTGGCCAAGGTGGTCAAGACCGGGCGCACGCACCTGATGGACGCCATGCCGGTAACCTTCGGCCAGGAGTTGTCCGGCTGGTCGGCGCAGTTGCACAGCGCCGAGGCGCGCATCACCGATGCGCTCAGGCGCATGCAGCGTCTGCCGCTGGGCGGCAGCGCTGTGGGGACCGGGATCAACGCAGATCCAAAATTCGGCAGCGTTGTCGCCGCCGAGCTGACACGCATGAGCGGCAGCAAGTTCGTCGCCGCCGACAACTACTTCGAAGGCATCGCCGCGCAGGACGATGCGGTCGAACTCTCCGGCCAGTTGAAGACGCTGGCCTGCGCGTTGATGAAAATCAGCAATGACCTGCGCTGGATGAACTCCGGGCCGCTGGCCGGTCTCGGCGAGATCGAACTGCCCGCACTGCAGCCCGGCAGCTCGATCATGCCCGGCAAGGTCAACCCGGTGATTCCCGAGGCGATGGTCATGGTCTGCGCGCAAGTCATCGGCAACGACGCGGCGATTACGCTCGGTGGCCAGGCGGGCAATTTCCAGCTCAACGTGATGCTGCCGCTGATCGCGTACAACCTGCTGCAGTCCATCGCCATTCTGGGCAAAGCCATGCGCGCGCTGGCCGACGATGCCATTGCCGGGTTCAAGGTCAACCAGGCGCACATCCAGCAGGCACTGGACAAGAACCCCATTCTGGTGACCGCACTGAACCCGGTGATCGGTTACGAAAAGGGCGCGGCGACCGCCAAGCTGGCGTACAAGCAGAAGCGCCCGATCCTGGACGTAGCGGTGGAAACCACCGGCCTGCCGCGCAAGCAACTGGCCAAGCTGCTGGACCCGATGGCGCTGACCCGCGGCGGCATCCACGGCAAGGCGGGCGGTGGCGCAGGCTGA
- the purB gene encoding adenylosuccinate lyase translates to MDHPALVALSPLDGRYAGQCAALHPVFSEFGLMHRRVRVEIAWLLALAEHPDIPELPAFDTATRAALLAIGEQFSVDDAATIKRIERTTNHDVKAVEYFIKQRMGALPGAVAATEFVHFACTSEDINNLAYALMLKDARESVLLPALDGVIAQLRAMAHAHADLAMLARTHGQPASPTTLGKESANVVARLQRQRQQFAAVEIPGKINGAVGNFNAHVVAYPEVDWQQLAQGFVAGLGLHWNPWTTQIEPHDGIAEYCDAVRRANIVLLDLTRDLWGYIAMGYFKLALKAGEVGSSTMPHKVNPIDFENAEGNLGVANALLGHFSEKLPVSRFQRDLTDSTVLRALGTGFGHTLVALTALARGLGKLDADPARMATDLEGAWEVLAEAVQTVMRRHGLPEPYEQLKALTRGRVITPAMLAAFIESLPLPESAKARLLALTPAAYTGLAGTLARDV, encoded by the coding sequence ATGGATCACCCTGCTCTCGTCGCGCTCTCGCCACTGGATGGCCGCTACGCCGGCCAATGCGCGGCCTTGCATCCGGTATTCAGCGAATTCGGTTTGATGCACCGGCGCGTGCGCGTCGAGATTGCCTGGCTGCTGGCGCTGGCCGAACACCCCGACATCCCCGAGTTGCCGGCCTTCGATACCGCCACGCGCGCCGCACTGCTGGCCATCGGCGAGCAATTCAGCGTCGACGACGCCGCCACGATCAAGCGCATCGAGCGCACCACCAACCACGACGTCAAGGCGGTCGAGTATTTCATCAAGCAGCGCATGGGTGCCCTGCCCGGTGCGGTCGCGGCCACTGAATTCGTGCACTTCGCCTGCACCAGTGAAGACATCAACAACCTTGCCTATGCATTGATGCTCAAGGACGCGCGCGAAAGCGTGCTGCTGCCCGCACTCGATGGCGTCATCGCGCAACTGCGCGCCATGGCGCATGCGCATGCCGACCTGGCAATGCTGGCGCGCACGCACGGCCAGCCGGCTTCGCCGACCACGCTGGGCAAGGAGTCGGCCAATGTCGTTGCGCGTCTGCAGCGCCAGCGCCAGCAGTTCGCAGCCGTCGAAATCCCCGGCAAGATCAACGGTGCGGTGGGCAACTTCAACGCGCACGTGGTGGCCTATCCCGAGGTCGACTGGCAGCAACTCGCGCAGGGCTTCGTCGCAGGTCTCGGGCTGCACTGGAATCCATGGACCACGCAGATCGAGCCGCACGACGGCATCGCCGAATACTGCGACGCGGTGCGCCGTGCCAACATCGTCTTGCTCGATCTGACGCGCGACCTGTGGGGCTACATCGCGATGGGCTATTTCAAGCTGGCGCTCAAAGCCGGCGAAGTGGGTTCATCGACCATGCCGCACAAGGTCAATCCAATCGACTTCGAAAACGCCGAAGGCAATCTTGGCGTGGCCAACGCGCTGCTGGGCCACTTCAGCGAAAAACTGCCCGTCAGCCGCTTCCAGCGTGATCTCACCGACTCGACCGTGCTGCGTGCACTGGGCACCGGCTTTGGCCACACCCTGGTCGCGCTGACCGCTTTGGCGCGCGGCCTCGGCAAGCTCGACGCCGATCCGGCGCGCATGGCCACGGATCTGGAGGGCGCATGGGAGGTGCTGGCTGAAGCCGTGCAAACGGTGATGCGCCGCCACGGCTTGCCCGAGCCTTACGAGCAACTCAAGGCGCTGACCCGCGGGCGCGTGATCACGCCGGCCATGCTGGCCGCATTCATCGAATCACTGCCCCTGCCCGAGTCGGCCAAGGCGCGCCTGCTCGCCCTCACCCCTGCTGCCTACACCGGCCTTGCCGGCACGTTGGCACGCGACGTCTGA
- a CDS encoding cupin domain-containing protein gives MPRKTAPSRAGDAQSAQPDQAKSRLRVRPAVPALEVNASHGMPLGMPPSRFLTRYWQKHPLLIRGALAGWQVPITPEDLAGLACEETALARIVLRERKRASWTLQPGPYSEATFTNLPERDWTLLVQDVDKWDAEVAGLLDFVRFLPTWRIDDVMVSYATDGGGVGPHIDQYDVFLVQGIGKRRWSISTERNAPRGLRTGTDLKLLAEFTPTHDFVLQPGDILYLPPDIPHDGVAEGACMTFSIGMRAPAESELLLDLAEHLAEQLPDTRRYSDPDLRPARAPGLIDSAALARVRAQLGPFAQRIKAGELALWFGCMITRYRSAAPITGDGPPASLEQVRAMLLSGRAVLRHPFARFAWIEHGAGGASLFAAGHIVHCPRALAETLCANAHIEPDDAVLRDSSALTALRDLLAVGCVQFARAPRKRA, from the coding sequence ATGCCAAGAAAAACCGCACCATCACGCGCCGGCGATGCGCAATCGGCGCAGCCCGATCAGGCCAAGTCGCGCCTGCGTGTGCGACCCGCCGTGCCTGCACTCGAAGTCAACGCCAGTCATGGCATGCCGCTGGGCATGCCACCCTCGCGTTTTCTCACCCGGTACTGGCAGAAGCATCCCTTGCTGATCCGTGGCGCGCTGGCTGGCTGGCAGGTACCGATCACACCCGAGGACCTCGCCGGCCTCGCCTGCGAAGAAACCGCGCTGGCGCGCATCGTGCTCCGCGAGCGCAAGCGCGCATCGTGGACACTGCAGCCCGGGCCCTACAGTGAGGCCACGTTCACCAACTTGCCCGAGCGCGACTGGACGCTGCTGGTGCAGGACGTCGACAAGTGGGATGCCGAGGTCGCCGGCCTGCTGGATTTCGTGCGTTTCCTGCCCACCTGGCGCATCGACGACGTGATGGTCAGCTACGCCACCGACGGCGGCGGCGTCGGCCCACACATCGATCAGTACGATGTGTTTCTGGTGCAAGGGATCGGCAAGCGGCGCTGGAGCATCAGCACCGAACGCAACGCGCCGCGCGGGCTGCGCACCGGCACCGATCTGAAACTGCTGGCCGAGTTCACGCCGACCCACGATTTCGTGCTGCAACCAGGCGACATATTGTACCTGCCCCCTGATATTCCCCACGATGGCGTGGCCGAAGGCGCCTGCATGACGTTCTCGATCGGCATGCGCGCTCCGGCCGAGTCCGAGCTGCTGCTGGATCTGGCCGAGCACCTCGCCGAGCAACTGCCCGATACTCGGCGCTACAGTGACCCCGATCTGCGCCCGGCGCGCGCACCGGGCCTGATTGATTCCGCGGCGCTGGCGCGCGTGCGTGCGCAACTGGGGCCTTTCGCGCAGCGCATCAAGGCTGGCGAACTCGCGCTCTGGTTTGGCTGCATGATCACGCGCTATCGCAGCGCCGCGCCGATCACCGGCGACGGCCCGCCGGCATCACTGGAGCAGGTGCGCGCCATGCTGCTCAGTGGTCGCGCGGTGCTGCGCCATCCATTCGCACGCTTCGCCTGGATCGAGCATGGCGCCGGTGGTGCCTCCCTGTTCGCCGCCGGACACATCGTGCATTGTCCGCGCGCGCTGGCCGAGACACTGTGCGCCAATGCGCACATCGAGCCTGACGATGCGGTACTGCGCGACAGTTCCGCGCTGACTGCGCTGCGCGATCTGCTTGCTGTCGGCTGCGTGCAATTCGCGCGCGCGCCGCGCAAGCGTGCATGA
- a CDS encoding GNAT family N-acetyltransferase: MIAAGFHIVPAHWPTDAAALRGVRDAVFIREQQISAEDEWDDLDAVSRHVLALALDGNAIGCARLTPQQRIGRMAVLAEWRGRGVGMALLTHLIAEARALGWPEVQLSAQQHAIDFYARAGFIPYGDTYLDANIPHRMMRLALEPFAVPAPRALQPTPVAAPLHADDLGALATATLRLLRDARHGITLYTRDLDPGLLDQAPILEALRTLAVRGRGAQLRLLVQQPDAALRDGHLMLPLIQRLPSVIQLRQPVEDADLHYPSAFLLNDRGGYLLRALASRHEAMGNTFAPGRAAQLAAYFDQVWARSQPLRELQPLQL, from the coding sequence ATGATCGCCGCCGGCTTTCACATCGTTCCGGCGCACTGGCCGACCGATGCTGCGGCCTTGCGCGGCGTGCGCGATGCCGTCTTCATCCGCGAACAGCAGATCAGCGCCGAGGACGAATGGGACGACCTTGATGCCGTTTCGCGCCACGTGCTGGCGTTGGCGCTGGACGGCAACGCGATCGGCTGCGCGCGCCTGACCCCGCAGCAGCGCATCGGACGCATGGCGGTGCTGGCCGAGTGGCGCGGCCGCGGCGTGGGCATGGCGCTGCTCACGCACCTGATCGCCGAGGCCCGTGCATTGGGCTGGCCCGAGGTCCAGCTCAGCGCACAACAACACGCAATCGATTTCTATGCGCGCGCCGGGTTTATCCCTTATGGCGATACCTACCTCGATGCCAACATCCCGCATCGCATGATGCGTCTTGCACTGGAACCCTTTGCCGTGCCTGCGCCACGCGCATTGCAGCCCACGCCCGTGGCCGCGCCGCTGCACGCCGACGACCTCGGCGCGCTTGCCACCGCCACGCTGCGCCTGCTGCGCGATGCACGGCATGGCATCACGCTGTATACACGCGACCTCGATCCCGGCCTGCTCGATCAGGCTCCCATACTCGAAGCGCTGCGCACGCTGGCCGTGCGCGGTCGTGGCGCGCAACTCCGTTTGCTGGTGCAACAGCCCGATGCAGCGCTGCGCGATGGCCATCTCATGCTGCCGTTGATCCAGCGTCTGCCAAGCGTCATCCAGTTGCGCCAACCGGTCGAAGACGCCGATTTGCACTATCCATCGGCCTTCCTGCTCAACGATCGCGGCGGCTATCTGCTGCGCGCGCTGGCCTCACGCCACGAAGCCATGGGCAACACGTTCGCGCCCGGCCGCGCTGCGCAACTCGCCGCCTATTTCGATCAGGTCTGGGCACGTTCGCAGCCGCTGCGCGAACTGCAGCCTTTGCAGCTTTGA
- a CDS encoding 2-oxoglutarate dehydrogenase E1 component has translation MSANLIREFLLSSPIAGGNAPYVEAQYEAWLADPASVGNDWDSYFKSLHGREAGDSAHGPVIDRIQQAQRLNGHGRAAALGDDRHARKQGAVLRLLTAFRSRGHLAADLDPLNRASKPAAPDLDPAYHGLDADDLNTSFDTGSYAGGDTRMPLGRFIEKLRRTYTGTIGAEFMHIADHDQRRWLQTRLEQAAGNFLSEPAQRLRVLDRLIAAEGLERYLHTKYVGQKRFSLEGGESLIPLLDTLIEDCGRNGVRELVLGMAHRGRLNVLINTMGKPPRLLFDEFEGRFEHADDPAHSGDVKYHLGFSADVHTAGGPIHIALAFNPSHLEIVNPMVLGSVRARQTRRGDNDRREVLPVLIHGDAALAGQGVNAELFNLSQTRGFGVGGTVHVVINNQIGFTISRQDDARSTHYCTDIIKMINAPVLHVNGDDPEAVAFCARTAFEYRQTFKRDIMIDLVCYRRHGHNEADEPAATQPRMYQVIRSLPSTLAQYAKRLVDAEVISSSDAEQRMADYRKRLEAGEPVTELSTPLADAFRVDWSPYLNGTLDSEVVTGVARAKLARLETVITDTVQIKLHPRVAKIYDDRRKMAAGAQPLDWGYAENLAYATLLDDGYGLRLVGQDSARGTFFHRHAVLHDQDTGVTTTPLKRVREDAHVEIIDSALSEAAVMAYEYGFASAEPRTLPIWEAQFGDFANGAQVVIDQFISSGEAKWDRLSGLTLFLPHGYEGQGPEHSSARLERYLQLCALHNMQVCVPTTPAQVFHLIRRQMLSQARKPLIVMTPKSLLRHKLAVSSIEDLTRGNFQRVLADTTAQAGQKVRRVVLCAGKVYYDLLEHAEKAGIQDVALVRVEQLYPFPRSAVAHELDRFPAANEMVWCQEEPMNQGAWFQIRHHLQAVAGERTLGYAGRARSPAPASGHYNTHVAEQNALVEYALSGPVGADAND, from the coding sequence GTGAGCGCCAATCTCATCCGCGAATTCCTTCTGTCGTCGCCTATCGCAGGCGGCAATGCCCCTTATGTCGAAGCCCAATACGAGGCTTGGCTGGCTGACCCAGCCAGCGTCGGCAACGATTGGGACAGTTATTTCAAAAGCCTGCATGGGCGCGAAGCCGGCGACAGCGCGCATGGTCCGGTCATCGACCGCATCCAGCAGGCGCAGCGTCTCAACGGTCACGGCCGCGCGGCGGCGCTCGGCGATGACCGCCACGCACGCAAGCAGGGCGCGGTGCTGCGTCTGCTCACGGCATTTCGTTCGCGCGGGCATCTGGCCGCCGACCTCGACCCGCTGAATCGCGCCAGCAAGCCGGCGGCCCCGGATCTGGACCCGGCTTATCACGGTCTCGATGCGGACGATCTGAATACATCGTTCGATACCGGCAGCTATGCCGGTGGTGACACGCGCATGCCGCTGGGGCGCTTCATCGAGAAACTGCGGCGCACTTACACGGGCACCATCGGCGCCGAGTTCATGCATATCGCCGATCACGATCAGCGCCGCTGGCTGCAAACGCGGCTGGAGCAGGCCGCCGGCAACTTCCTCAGCGAGCCCGCGCAGCGCCTGCGCGTGCTCGACCGCCTGATTGCCGCCGAGGGTCTGGAACGCTACCTGCACACCAAGTATGTCGGGCAGAAAAGATTTTCACTCGAAGGCGGCGAGAGCCTGATCCCGCTGCTGGATACGCTGATCGAGGACTGCGGCCGCAACGGCGTGCGCGAACTGGTGCTCGGCATGGCGCATCGCGGGCGCCTGAATGTGCTGATCAACACCATGGGCAAACCGCCGCGCCTGCTGTTCGATGAGTTTGAAGGCAGGTTCGAGCACGCCGACGATCCCGCGCATTCCGGCGACGTGAAGTATCACCTGGGTTTCAGCGCCGACGTGCACACCGCGGGTGGCCCGATCCACATCGCACTGGCATTCAATCCCTCGCACCTGGAGATCGTCAATCCGATGGTGCTGGGTTCGGTGCGCGCGCGACAGACGCGGCGCGGCGACAACGACCGCCGCGAAGTGTTGCCTGTGCTGATCCACGGCGACGCGGCACTTGCCGGCCAGGGCGTCAATGCCGAGCTGTTCAACCTTTCGCAGACGCGCGGCTTTGGCGTTGGCGGCACCGTGCACGTGGTGATCAACAACCAGATCGGCTTCACCATTTCGCGCCAGGACGATGCACGTTCCACGCACTACTGCACCGATATCATCAAGATGATCAATGCGCCCGTGCTGCACGTAAATGGCGACGATCCCGAGGCTGTCGCGTTTTGTGCACGCACGGCGTTCGAGTATCGGCAGACGTTCAAGCGCGACATCATGATCGACCTGGTCTGCTATCGCCGCCACGGCCACAACGAGGCCGATGAACCCGCGGCCACGCAACCACGCATGTACCAGGTGATCCGCAGCCTGCCGAGCACGCTGGCGCAATACGCCAAACGACTTGTCGATGCCGAGGTGATCAGCAGCAGCGATGCCGAACAGCGCATGGCCGACTATCGCAAGCGCCTGGAAGCCGGCGAACCCGTCACCGAGTTGTCCACGCCGCTGGCCGATGCCTTCCGCGTCGACTGGAGCCCCTACCTCAACGGCACACTGGACAGCGAGGTCGTCACCGGCGTGGCGCGCGCCAAGTTGGCGCGCCTGGAAACCGTGATCACCGACACCGTGCAAATCAAGCTGCATCCGCGTGTGGCCAAGATCTACGACGACCGCCGCAAGATGGCCGCCGGCGCGCAGCCACTGGACTGGGGCTATGCCGAGAATCTGGCCTACGCCACGCTGCTGGATGACGGCTACGGCCTGCGCCTGGTGGGTCAAGACAGTGCGCGCGGCACCTTTTTCCATCGTCATGCCGTGCTGCACGACCAGGATACCGGCGTCACCACCACGCCGCTGAAGCGCGTGCGCGAGGATGCGCACGTCGAGATCATCGACTCGGCGCTGTCGGAAGCGGCGGTGATGGCCTACGAATACGGTTTCGCCAGCGCCGAGCCGCGCACACTGCCGATCTGGGAGGCCCAGTTCGGCGATTTCGCCAACGGCGCGCAAGTGGTCATCGACCAGTTCATCAGCTCCGGCGAGGCCAAATGGGACCGGTTATCCGGGCTGACGCTGTTCCTGCCGCACGGTTATGAAGGCCAGGGCCCCGAACACTCCTCCGCACGCCTCGAGCGCTATCTGCAACTGTGCGCGCTGCACAACATGCAGGTTTGCGTGCCCACCACGCCCGCTCAGGTTTTTCACCTGATCCGCCGGCAGATGCTGAGCCAGGCGCGCAAGCCGCTGATCGTGATGACGCCGAAGTCGCTGCTGCGCCACAAGCTGGCCGTTTCCAGCATCGAGGATTTGACGCGCGGCAACTTCCAGCGCGTGCTGGCGGATACCACCGCCCAAGCCGGGCAGAAGGTGCGCCGCGTGGTGCTGTGCGCGGGCAAGGTCTACTACGACCTGCTGGAGCATGCGGAAAAAGCCGGCATCCAGGATGTGGCGCTGGTGCGCGTCGAGCAGTTGTACCCGTTCCCGCGCAGCGCCGTGGCGCACGAACTGGATCGTTTCCCGGCCGCCAACGAGATGGTCTGGTGCCAGGAGGAGCCCATGAATCAGGGTGCCTGGTTCCAGATTCGTCACCACCTGCAGGCGGTCGCTGGCGAGCGCACCCTCGGCTATGCCGGACGCGCACGCTCGCCGGCGCCGGCCAGCGGCCACTACAACACGCACGTGGCCGAACAGAATGCCCTCGTCGAATACGCGCTGAGCGGCCCTGTCGGCGCCGACGCCAACGACTGA
- the odhB gene encoding 2-oxoglutarate dehydrogenase complex dihydrolipoyllysine-residue succinyltransferase: MAIEIKVPVLPESVSDATIATWHKKPGDAVKRDENLVDLETDKVVLEVPSPVDGVLKQIVKDSGSTVTSQELIAVLEEGMAQGSAGVTGAGSAAATAVPKPAAAAVASTAAKASASAATAPAAIPVANSAQLSPAGLRVASEERIDPAKVSGSGRDGRVTKEDLVNFMRGGSASDATAAAPAARGADGRPEERVPMTRMRAKIAERLMQSKNSIAMLTSFNEINLARVSALRKELGESFEKTHGIKLGFMSFFVRAACEALKHRPIVNASVDGNDVIYHGYQDISVAVSTERGLVTPVLRDAQHMGFADIEKAIANFARKAREGGLTLEDLQGGTFTITNGGTFGSLFSTPIVNPPQSAILGMHTIKERAIVENGQVIAAPMMYVAISYDHRIIDGKDAVLFLVDIKNLLENPQRMLLGL; the protein is encoded by the coding sequence ATGGCCATCGAAATCAAAGTCCCCGTACTGCCCGAGTCGGTTTCCGACGCCACCATCGCCACCTGGCACAAGAAGCCCGGTGATGCGGTCAAGCGTGACGAAAATCTGGTGGACCTGGAAACCGACAAAGTCGTGCTGGAAGTGCCTTCGCCAGTCGATGGCGTGCTCAAGCAGATTGTCAAGGACAGCGGCAGCACGGTCACCAGCCAGGAGTTGATCGCCGTGCTTGAAGAAGGTATGGCACAAGGAAGCGCGGGCGTCACAGGCGCAGGCAGCGCAGCAGCGACAGCGGTGCCCAAGCCTGCCGCTGCAGCAGTCGCCAGCACGGCAGCCAAGGCCAGCGCGTCCGCCGCAACGGCTCCAGCAGCCATTCCGGTCGCGAACAGCGCGCAGCTTTCGCCCGCCGGCCTGCGCGTAGCCAGCGAAGAACGCATCGACCCCGCCAAGGTCAGCGGCAGTGGCCGCGATGGCCGCGTGACCAAGGAAGATCTGGTCAACTTCATGCGCGGCGGCAGCGCGTCCGATGCCACCGCGGCAGCGCCGGCCGCGCGTGGAGCCGACGGTCGTCCCGAGGAGCGCGTGCCGATGACGCGCATGCGTGCCAAGATCGCCGAGCGCCTGATGCAATCGAAGAACTCCATCGCCATGCTGACCTCGTTCAACGAGATCAACCTCGCGCGCGTCAGCGCATTGCGCAAGGAACTGGGCGAGTCGTTCGAGAAGACCCACGGCATCAAGCTCGGCTTCATGAGTTTCTTCGTGCGCGCCGCATGCGAGGCGCTCAAGCACCGTCCCATCGTCAACGCCTCGGTGGATGGCAACGACGTCATCTATCACGGCTACCAGGACATCTCGGTGGCGGTATCCACCGAGCGCGGCCTGGTGACGCCGGTGCTGCGCGATGCGCAACACATGGGCTTTGCCGACATCGAGAAAGCCATCGCCAACTTCGCCAGGAAGGCGCGCGAGGGCGGCCTCACGCTGGAGGATCTGCAGGGCGGCACCTTCACCATCACCAACGGCGGCACCTTCGGATCACTGTTCTCGACGCCTATCGTCAACCCGCCGCAAAGCGCGATCCTCGGCATGCATACCATCAAGGAACGCGCCATCGTCGAGAACGGCCAGGTGATCGCCGCGCCGATGATGTACGTGGCGATCAGCTATGACCACCGCATCATCGACGGCAAGGACGCGGTGCTGTTCCTGGTGGACATCAAGAACCTGCTCGAGAATCCGCAGCGCATGCTGCTGGGCTTGTGA